One part of the Rhipicephalus sanguineus isolate Rsan-2018 unplaced genomic scaffold, BIME_Rsan_1.4 Seq1064, whole genome shotgun sequence genome encodes these proteins:
- the LOC125756499 gene encoding uncharacterized protein LOC125756499, whose protein sequence is MARTHLNVSLVNLADVHVVNLFRALESNRTIFMMVFNAITFGKKNAKALGRLVERNRSFIFLTVNLQHSDSGVDRMVQVRNICRELKEALRRNRFILNVNVSTERSIPSNDPAIRETLRQNSMLVNQAIRFVNGSMDKTDALAFEALQHCESVPIRMYSYSNISYESAVEKVAEARERLALNYFVLAGIVKAEIACQRNRKAKKKRTLLDNISRVMQARICSYLSLTDVVDI, encoded by the exons ATGGCACGGAC GCATTTGAATGTGAGCCTGGTCAATTTAGCCGATGTCCACGTGGTCAACCTGTTTCGAGCCCTCGAAAGCAACCGGACCATCTTTATGATGGTCTTCAATGCCATCACCTTTGGCAAGAAAAACGCTAAGGCGCTGGGGCGATTGGTCGAGCGCAACCGATCTTTCATTTTTCTCACCGTGAATCTTCAGCATAGTGATTCCGGCGTGGACCGTATGGTTCAGGTCCGCAATATCTGCCGGGAACTCAAGGAAGCGCTTCGTCGGAACCGCTTCATTTTAAACGTAAACGTAAGCACAGAGCGTTCTATACCTTCCAACGACCCTGCCATCAGGGAGACTCTCAGGCAAAACTCG ATGCTCGTCAACCAAGCCATCCGATTCGTCAATGGGTCCATGGACAAGACTGATGCCCTGGCCTTCGAGGCCTTGCAGCACTGTGAGTCGGTGCCCATAAGGATGTACTCGTATTCCAACATTTCCTACGAGTCAGCGGTCGAGAAGGTCGCTGAGGCGCGCGAAAGGCTCGCTTTGAACTACTTCGTCCTCGCTGGCATCGTCAAAGCCGAGATCGCGTGCCAGCGGAATCGCAAGGCAAAGAAGAAAAGGACCTTGCTCGACAACATCAGCCGAGTCATGCAGGCGCGCATCTGCTCCTACCTCAGCTTGACCGATGTCGTGGACATCTGA